The region GCATGATACATGATCTTGGTGATGTTACTGATCGTGAGCAGAAGGCAGTAACGCTTGAACGTGATATCCAATCCGCGTTTCAGCAACTTCCAAACATTACCGGGACACGGGCTGCCTATGTAATCTGGAAAAATCCGTATATGGTGGCCGGCGGCGATACGTATATTAATTCACTTCTCCAAAAAATCGGGTTTACTAATGCTTTTGAAACATACGAGGGGCGCTATCCGGAAGTAACAAAAGAAGACTTCCAGCAGGCGAACCTGGATTATGTTTTTCTGGCTACTGAACCATATCCATATAAGGAAAAACACCTGGCTGAATTTCAGGAAATGATGCCGGCTGCCATACCTGATCTCATTGACGGTGAAATGTTCTGGTACGGGGGGAGAATGCTCGATGCTGTTTCTTATTTCAACGAAAAATTAAGCATACTCAAATAAGGTGCTCTTTTCATAGAGCTCCTTATTTTTGTGGAAAACTCCCGTTGCATCTTATTTTATCGGTGACTATTTGACAACCTTTGGCCAGGAAGATAC is a window of Virgibacillus ihumii DNA encoding:
- a CDS encoding ABC transporter substrate-binding protein — its product is MRTVKDHLGREIHYTFPPKRIVSFAPAITETMYRLNLDEEIVGRTGFCIHPKGRVEQAKKVGGTKQVKLDRVHELQPDLIIVEKEENTKEMVEQLEEHYPVYCFEVQTVDDAYRMIHDLGDVTDREQKAVTLERDIQSAFQQLPNITGTRAAYVIWKNPYMVAGGDTYINSLLQKIGFTNAFETYEGRYPEVTKEDFQQANLDYVFLATEPYPYKEKHLAEFQEMMPAAIPDLIDGEMFWYGGRMLDAVSYFNEKLSILK